The sequence below is a genomic window from Papio anubis isolate 15944 chromosome X, Panubis1.0, whole genome shotgun sequence.
gcctgggcaacatagcaagacccccacatctctaccaaaaaaaaaaaaaattagccaggcatggtggtgtgctcctgtagtcccacctactcagggagctgaggtgggaggatcacttgagcctgagacgtcaaggctgcagtgagtcatgatatcctgccactgcactccagcctgggtgacaaagtgagatcctgtctccaaaaataaaaattaaacaaaacccCTATGAGACCACAGCTGAATATACCAATTCTCCAGTTGTGCTAACTGGTTCACCAATTAGCTCTAGGAAACCATGGTATATGTGAAAGGAACTCTGAGGCTTCTCATTTTCCCTATTTGCTTTGGTCCCTTAGCTAAAATTCACATTTCTATCATCTGCTGAGCAGAGACTTTAGTACCTAGAAAGAAGCAAAGTGTAGCCAAGGATGTGTTGAGTAGCGTAGCACCAAGAGCCAGCCTACCAGCATTCAGGATCCTGCATCCAGGTTGCTGGCTGGAGTCCTGCCCTCTGGCCTTTCATAGTCTCACCTGCCTgttctttttaagacagggtctcactctgtcatccaggctggagtacaatagcacaatcattgctcactacaacctccattccccaggctccagtgatcttcccacctcagcctcctaaatagctgggaccaaagatgcatgacaccacgcccagccaatgtttggtagacagggttttgccatgttacacaggctagtttcaaactcctgggctcaatcgatccacctgctttggcctctcaaagtgctgggattataggtgtgagtcactacacccggcCTCACCTGCCTGTTTCTGAAGGGCACCATAAGGTTACTTCTGACCTGGCCTCTCATCACAACTGGCCACCAGGATGAGCTCCATTCTCAGCAAGagaaccattcttttttttttttttctttttgagacggagtcttgctctgtcgcccaggctggagtgcagtggccggatctcagctcactgcaagctccgcctcccaggtttacgccattctcctgccacagcctcccgagtagctgggactacaggcgcccgccacctcgcccggctagtttttttagtagagacggggtttcaccgtgttagccaggatggtcttgatctcctgacctggtgatccgcccgtctcggcctcccaaagtgctgggattacaggcttgagccaccgcgcctggcctgagaaCCATTCTTAAAGCAAGATATCTGGCAAGCCCACTTACACACCTTTCCCATCCCTGATTCAGCTGCGCCCAGTCCCTGCAGAAATTCCTTTTCTGgcccaggtacagtggctcacacctgtaatcccagcactttgggaggccagggtgggaggaccacttgagcccaggaattcaagactggccTGCCCAATGTAGCAAGACCTTCCCTACAGAAACAAATTAACTTGGCGTCacggtgcgtgcctatagtcccagttactcaggaggctgcggctggaggatctcttgagcccaggagtttgaggctgcattgagctatgactgaaccattgcactccagcctgggtgacggagcaaaaccctgtctcttaaaaaagttAATGGGACCCCAGCCAGTCATGCTTTGGCATCTGCAATATGAATGGCAGAGAAGCCCTACAGGACCAAATCTGGGCTTCAGGAACCCTGGGCGTGCCTCCTTTAGCTGATTTTCTCTGGCAAGACCAAGTAGTCTGCTGACTCAAAGCCCAGGATGCTGCCAGGGTAGAGACACTGCCCTAAGCCACAGTGCCTCTGCAAGCCTCTTATCCACTGCTAAACCATTATGCCTGGGAAACAGGGACCATTTAACATTCCCAGCTAAATATGCCAAGTGactttacatgtttattttatcttaaagatgtccaaaacacaactgattttctAAAACCTGTGATGGTGGGATGATTAAGCCTCAGTGGTCTACAGCAAGTTAAATGCAGGTGATGTGAGATACAGCATTTACAAGGGAGTACCTCTCAACATAGGGCAACTTCGGTTCCCAGagggcatttggcaatgtctgaagtaatttttgtattatgactcagggggtggggggcggatATCTAGTGGATAGAGGATAGGAATATTGTTAAACATCACACAATGAACAGGACAGCTGCCCACAAATTATGTAGCGCCAAACGTTAACAGTAAGCTGAAAAGCCCTGCTATATGTGGCAAGGgaggttttcatttttagcagGAAGACATGCTTTACAGGGTAACAGGAACAAGAGAGCGGGTTGAGAGAAGGTTGAAATCACAAGGCAGGATAATTGACACTGAGACGGGAGGGACTGGATTGAGGAAAAGGTGTGTGACAGTAGACCCCATGAAGCAGGGGCACATCTTCCTGAGACTGGCAAGCAAACCTGACATGACCTGACACATTTGGGCAAGCAAGAACAGGTTTATGTTCTACATCTCTGTCCTCTGAAAAACAAAGTTGAGGACTGCAGCGGCAGCTGGAGATTAATAAGGGCACTAAGTCCATGGAAGTGCACTGCTTTGCAACATCAACAGCTCATTTACGATGACCTTTAAGGGCAGCTGGAGATTTTCATCCTGCGTTTGGCAAGATGGGCACAGGAATGGGAAAAACAGATGAGCCAGGCTTGTGGATGGGCTAGTGCAATAAAGACTGGAGACGAAAATGagggcagatttttaaaaagccaagggAGCTTAACAGGGCAGAGGGGCCCACTAGGTAGAGAAGTTCTTGGCCAAGTCAAGGGGTGAGATCAATACTCTGGGATTTCTTGGCTGTCTCTACTCCTTGGTTAGTTGCTGTTCCTTTCCCAAGTCTGGTATCTTCTACTTCCCACCACTAAGCCCAGCCAATAACACAGACTGCCTAAGCCTGCCTGAGAATTTAATCACTGTTCATGTTATACAGTAAAATAGCaggaaactgaatttaaaaaaaataaacccccaacaaaaccaaaatgctaTTAATCCTGccacaatatttttaattacgTACAAAGGTCTGACATGGCACCCAGGGACCCATTTCACCCACTGCTCTGTTTGGCCGCCagtcttttgtctctctcttcagcAATGGTGAGGCGGATACCCTTTCCTCGGGGAAGAGAAATCCATGGTTTGTTGCCCTGGAAgagaaaacaaggagaatgaAAACCCACCACACACCAACTCATAGTGGCTTGGCACATGCTACACTTGTCACCTCGTTTAACACAACTGAAGTCTGTTTGTGAGAGCACTTGGCATCAGCTAGGCAGTTTTAAGACACGGATGCTGGTTACCAAAAGTACCCACTGCTTGGGTTTCTGGGGCTGTCCTATGAAACTCACTGTATGCCCTTCATAATTAACATCTTATAAGTTTATTGTGCATAGCAGGTACCCACCATTTATTCAAGGGAGTCAAAGTTTAGTAGTACCTAAGGCTAATCATTATGACTCAGCCCAGCTCTGCGTGAGTCCTATCCAGAGGAGGCTTTGCACTAGGTTCAGCAGAGCCAGCCAGAAGCCTGGatgctgcaatcccagcacccaTCTGCACTGACATACTTCCCCggactagagagagagaaaacccaGACTTACCTTGCCAATAACAAAAATGTTGGAAAGTCGAGTGGCAAAGCTGTTGCCATTGGCATCTTTCACGTGAACCACGTCAAAAGATCCAGGATGCCTCTCTCTGTTGGTGATCACACCAATTCTTCCCAGGTTAGCACCTCCAGTCACCATACACAGGTTACCTAGGCAGGAAGAAATCATCTGCTTCAACCCAATATAACAAATGACAAGCAGTTCAGAGATGGGtccaaaacaaattttattcCTCCTTTCCCCCCTCATTTGCATTTCCTCATACGGAAGTGCTGTCCATGCTAGGACTCccggggctcacacctataatcagtTCGAGAAccgtctgggcaacagagtaagaccccccTCTATAAAACAcagtttaaaagaagaaatgaatattcTGAGCATTTGTGCCTCTGGCTATAAACAAACCTGGGGGATCGGAGCACatggtttttaataaaaagataccCAGACCCTGTGCAATTCATAATGATCTAGGCCTTAAAGAGGGTACCCAGGTAGCACAGAGGATGCTTACCAGTGTCGAACTTGATGAAATCAGTAATCTTGCCAGTCTCCAAATCAATCTGAATGGTATCATTCACCTTGATGAGGGGATCGGGGTAGCGGATGGTACGGGCATCATGAGTCACCAGATGAGGGATTCCTTTTGTGCCCACAAAGATCTTTCTCACTTTGCATAACTTGTACTAGAAAAATACAAGGGTTAACCACATTCAATCCATCTCACATGTACTTTTTAACCCTACACAGGAACCATGGGTTCCCTAACTGCTGCAGAGTAATTGTGGCGCTGACCGTTCTTTCCAACCTCAAGTGTATGTTGCATACAGCCCTTCTCTAGGCTCATCCTCTAACATCCACCATTGCCCTCCACTCCTCCAACATAAATGCCACTCCAGTTTCCCAAGCTCTTTAAGCCTTATGGGGCCCTGGGAATTCTTCCCTTTAACTTGACTTTATCTTAATAGCTCCCTGTACTGAGTTTTGTTTCACCAACAGCAATTGTATTACCAGTTCAtccaatcaacaaatatttcacaTAGCATTTCAATTTTGGATCTCTACTCCCTAATATCAAATCATCACAGATGCCACTGGATGTGCCCTCCAGCCTGCTGATAACAAGGTTGTGCAAAAGGAAATTAGGAGCCACATAAGCCAATTAAATTAACCTTCATTTACAGCCAATAATCCAAACAGCCCTAAACTTTTGTGTAAAACCATCAAAACAAACTGGATTAAATAATCAAAGACTGTAATCTTTTTCTAAACCTCAAGCTAGTGCCTCAAGGACCGTCCATTTCCTCCATGGACACCTTCCCCTCCCCAAAGTAAAGCTACCCCCACAAATGGAGACATGGAAGGGCTCATACTTCAGGTACCCAATAAACAAGTTCCTAGAAATCATTCTCCTTGACTCTTAAGAGACACCAGGAAGTCACGGTTCAATGGAATTCATTtctaccacaaaaaaagaaaatctgctgAGGAAGTTAACTTCAAACGGGTGTCAATTTTAGGTATCCAGCAATGCTCTACAGCTATCAGCCAGacttttaataaatttacatGTAAGATAGAATCTCATCAAATTGTTAGCTTGATATTAATAGGTATGAGATTTTAAGTAATCAATACCCACCTCATTGCAAGCAGCACTCGCACTGAACGCAGGCCCTTACAACTAAGTAACTATACTGAGTAAAGACCCAGTTTGCTTGCcacactcaccttggcctcctcaggTGTAATACGATGTACAGCAAAGCGACCCTTGGTGTCATAGATCAGACGGAAATTCTCTCCCGTCTTGTCAATGCTGATGACATCTGAAATCAAGCAGTAACCCGTTACTACATACAGTGATCCCCACTACCTCATGCCAAGCAACAACCATAGCTCTCTAAGACAAAAAAAGAACCCCCATGTGCCTCCCAGTTCTAATCAAACAAGGATTCTAAAGATTAAAGATCATGGCCAGATCTTCAATATTTCAAAATGCCGTTTTTATGACtgcatgtaaaatttaaaagtgaatagAAATTTAGTTTtgagaaacatttcatttttatttgcatattttttatttaagtaaaaaacaGAGGGAAAGTCAGGCTGTTTCTGAGAGACTTGACAGATTACAAAAGTTAGAGATATGATCAAGCCCTGTGGTATTCGGATACCATAGGGCTTCCATCCATATGCATCTCCAGAGTAGTTAAAACTTCTACTTACCCATGAATCCAGCAGGGTAGGTTATATCAGTTCGGACCTTGCCATCGATCTTAATGAACCGCTGC
It includes:
- the LOC116271871 gene encoding 40S ribosomal protein S4, X isoform, with amino-acid sequence MARGPKKHLKRVAAPKHWMLDKLTGVFAPRPSTGPHKLRECLPLIIFLRNRLKYALTGDEVKKICMQRFIKIDGKVRTDITYPAGFMDVISIDKTGENFRLIYDTKGRFAVHRITPEEAKYKLCKVRKIFVGTKGIPHLVTHDARTIRYPDPLIKVNDTIQIDLETGKITDFIKFDTGNLCMVTGGANLGRIGVITNRERHPGSFDVVHVKDANGNSFATRLSNIFVIGKGNKPWISLPRGKGIRLTIAEERDKRLAAKQSSG